TCATATCGTTATAAATACGCATTTTTAAGACTTCTTTCTGCTCTTCTGGCAATCCTTCAACTAGCTCTCTTACATCACATAAGATTTGCTCATTAATAATTTTATTTTCCGCATTTAAGGTTCCATCACTTAAAACTGAAAAAATATCAAAATCATCAGTATTATTAAACGTAGGCATCCTATTACTTTTTCTAAAGAAATCAATTATTAAATTATGGGAAATTCTCATAACCCAAGGTAAAAACTTACCTTCTTCGTTATAATTACCTCTCTTTAATGTCTTTATCACTTTTATAAAAGTGTCTTGAAAAATATCTTCTGTAGTATCTCTATTTTGTATTTTGCTATAGATAAAGCTATACAATCTTTGTTGATGGCGTTTAATTAATAACTCTATCGCCAACTCTTTTCCATTAATGTAATCTCGTACTAAATCACCGTCGGTTACAACATCTTTATGCTTCATAATTACTTTCTTTTTAAGAATGTTTTAAACACTCTCTTG
This genomic stretch from Tenacibaculum sp. Bg11-29 harbors:
- a CDS encoding RNA polymerase sigma factor, with product MKHKDVVTDGDLVRDYINGKELAIELLIKRHQQRLYSFIYSKIQNRDTTEDIFQDTFIKVIKTLKRGNYNEEGKFLPWVMRISHNLIIDFFRKSNRMPTFNNTDDFDIFSVLSDGTLNAENKIINEQILCDVRELVEGLPEEQKEVLKMRIYNDMSFNEISENTGVSINTALGRMRYALINLRKIIEKNKIILVN